Proteins encoded within one genomic window of Eleutherodactylus coqui strain aEleCoq1 chromosome 1, aEleCoq1.hap1, whole genome shotgun sequence:
- the AIG1 gene encoding androgen-induced gene 1 protein isoform X4: MALIPCQVLRAAILLSYLSVLCHYKAIEMPAHQTYGGSWKFLTFIDLHT; this comes from the coding sequence ATGGCGCTGATCCCATGCCAGGTGCTGCGGGCCGCCATCCTGCTCTCATACCTGTCCGTGCTGTGCCACTACAAGGCGATAGAGATGCCCGCGCACCAGACCTATGGGGGCAGCTGGAAATTTCTCACCTTCATTGACTTG